The following proteins are co-located in the Salvelinus namaycush isolate Seneca chromosome 31, SaNama_1.0, whole genome shotgun sequence genome:
- the LOC120025555 gene encoding U4/U6 small nuclear ribonucleoprotein Prp4-like gives MASCAANGTVKLWSLYSTSSLAPLSTLPGHHLAQDEILHQEGHSKGVHDLHFQPDGSVVGTWGLVSFGCFWDLRTGRCVLFLEGHLNETALTSLPTANDGHFLLTGAFDNTAKVWTHPGWSPLKTLAGHEGKVMGEDMSPDGQLIATCSYDRTFKLWMSVSRGGSITHRKRMAFYGTFYFYGTTCTTISMVILKCHPIQIEDRKS, from the exons ATGGCCTCCTGTGCTGCCAATGGCACCGTCAAACTCTGGAGTCTGTACAG CACGAGTAGCCTGGCACCCCTGTCCACGCTTCCTGGGCACCACCTG GCCCAGGACGAGATCCTGCACCAGGAGGGACACAGTAAAGGAGTCCACGACCTGCACTTCCAGCCTGACGGCTCTGTGGTAGGCACTTG gggtCTGGTTTCTTTTGGGTGTTTTTGGGACCTTCGGACCGGGCGATGTGTGCTGTTCCTGGAGGGCCATCTCAATGAGACAGCATTGACTTCTCTCCCAACGG CCAATGACGGTCACTTCCTCCTGACCGGGGCCTTTGACAACACAGCCAAGGTGTGGACCCACCCGGGCTGGTCCCCGCTGAAGACCCTGGCGGGCCACGAGGGCAAGGTGATGGGCGAGGACATGTCCCCAGACGGACAACTCATCGCCACCTGCTCTTACGACCGCACCTTCAAACTCTGGATGTCAGTGAGCAGGGGAGGGAGTATCACCCATAGAAAGAGAATGGCATTCTATGGTACCTTCTATTTCTATGGCACTACCTGTACCACTATTTCTATGGTAATACTGAAATGTCATCCCATACAAATAGAAGATCGTAAATCATGA